One genomic segment of Syngnathus acus chromosome 1, fSynAcu1.2, whole genome shotgun sequence includes these proteins:
- the rims1b gene encoding regulating synaptic membrane exocytosis protein 1 isoform X21, whose translation MSASVGPQSGPRPPTVPPSMPDLPDLSHLTEEERKIIMAVMARQKEEEDKEQAMLKTLHQQFESYKQEVRRIGAETRRQQTQQKDDAPTCGICRKTKFADGCGHLCSYCQTKFCARCGGRVSLRSNNEDKVCIIVKDRVMWVCNLCRKQQEILTKSGEWFSESGVRPGNLGFTLNDQSRVGEAQQDRKLLRSKSQVPSSTTNSNTELPHRTQGPAGGTSSKAPDTMSGTRSQSVPPREKKRPVSYHEQNGKGGLGRGTGRRSAGKLSSQSSLDEKLGPSDRRERQPQDGHRLRKIHSQDYDDGEDNLGQLERNRRRPEDDEQRERQRREEEFQNRYRSDPNLARYPVKPQKEEQEMRMHAKVSKVRHERRHSDLAINEVGLGPGEGGGCEAQVSDNRLTRRGSRNAQSENYRAYSVERTVGEPGGTVPPDKKGFFEPGVTHTARDKGADNLLRKDSQSSEQSESLRPPPSRSYKSKRGVNKRQMSISSSEEEGGSTPEYTSCEDVDMESVSEKGDWDCHPLDPTVWHHPVTWQPSKEGDHLIGRITLSKRSAMPREAGSLLGLKVVGGKMTETGKLGAFITKVKKGSLADVVGHLRAGDEVLQWNGKSLPGATKKEVYNIILESKAEPQVELVVSRPIGSIHRIMSKNLLRKVYKAYQDIPRIPESSHPPLESTGSSSFESQKMDRPSISVMSPTSPGTLRDLPLVLPGQLSVKLWYDKVGHQLIVNVLQAIDLPSRPDGRPRNPYVKMYFLPDRSDKSKRRTKTVKKSAEPKWNQTFIYSHVHRRDFREHMLEITVWDQPRVQEEESEFMGEILIELETALLDDIPHWYKLQTHDVSSIPLPQPSPYLPRRHVHGDSPSKKLQRSHRIIDTEFDDGLMIMTKGGERNSRERERGSTLAVPEQQRALQHRSRSVSPHREDSCRARSRPAHVPMQRSLDEIHQNRHHSQSPSHYHDSHLEHQRSGDSDYEYSEDSEALEVNRSIRGGSAECLHTNSDLQPSLDRVRSASTTCLRPDSNFHSSDKDRTHPHGSPSSPMGTPSSGRRGRQLPQLPAKSSSIEQALAVEERARQLHMKVHSYRPSASHDPESDLKYKREMFAEQRRSSDNMSARSSDSDMSDMSALSRASSASRLSSTSYMSIQSERPGGRLRSKSLEEEKKDRRISWGVTREEERKRAAGKRRFSEELKRRRHTVAGETEESSRQMRASAGRSMLKSSSVSGEIYTQERTDGSQSDTALGTVGGGSKKRRSSLSARVVAIVGNRRSRSTSQISGPEAKTKKEKGAPIQRSTETGMAVELTRNMSRQPSKESNNGSMNSYNSEGNIFSGVNLGASSQFSDFLDGLGPAQLVGRQTLATPAIGDIQIGMMEKKGQLEVEVIRARGLVQKPGSKSLPAPYVKVYLLKNGAYVAKKKTKIARKTLDPLYQQALLFEESPQGKVLQVIVWGDYGRMDHKSFMGVAQILLEELDLSSTVIGWYKLFPPSSLVDPTLASLTRRASQSSLDSSSGPPGIRS comes from the exons GAGGACAAAGTG TGTATCATAGTAAAGGACAGG GTAATGTGGGTATGCAACCTGTGCCGTAAGCAGCAAGAGATTCTCACCAAATCAGGAGAATGGTTTTCAGAGTCAGGGGTGCGGCCTGGGAACCTGGGCTTCACCTTAAATGACCAATCCAGGGTGGGTGAGGCCCAACAGGATAGGAAGCTACTCCGCTCCAAGTCTCAAGTTCCATCCTCCACAACTAACAGCAATACCGAGCTGCCACACAGGACACAAGGACCTGCTGGTGGTACTTCCTCTAAGGCTCCAGACACCATGTCTGGTACTCGCTCCCAAAGCGTACCACCTCGGGAAAA AAAAAGGCCAGTTTCGTACCATGAACAGAATGGTAAAGGAGGCCTGGGGCGTGGTACTGGACGAAGGTCTGCTGGAAAGTTATCATCTCAGTCATCTTTGGATGAGAAGCTTGGCCCCAGTGACCGACGAGAGAGACAGCCACAAGATGGTCACAGGCTGCGAAAGATCCATTCTCAGGACTATGATGATGGAGAGGACAACTTGGGTCAATTAGAAAGAAATCGAAGACGGCCAGAGGATGATGAACAAAGGGAACGGCAGCGACGTGAGGAGGAGTTCCAGAACCGTTATCGTAGTGACCCCAACCTTGCTCGATACCCTGTGAAGCCACAAAAAGAGGAACAGGAGATGCGCATGCATGCCAAGGTATCCAAGGTCCGCCACGAACGTAGACACAGTGATCTTGCAATCAACGAGGTCGGACTAGGGCCTGGTGAAGGAGGAGGCTGTGAAGCGCAAGTGTCTGATAACCGTCTGACCAGGAGAGGAAGCCGCAATGCTCAATCAGAAAACTATCGAGCGTACTCTGTTGAAAGGACCGTGGGGGAACCAGGGGGAACGGTGCCTCCAGATAAGAAGGGCTTCTTTGAGCCAGGTGTAACACACACAGCAAGAGACAAAGGTGCAGACAACTTGTTGAGGAAGGACTCACAAAGTTCAGAACAGTCGGAGTCTTTGCGGCCGCCCCCTTCACGGTCATACAAGAGCAAGCGCGGAGTAAACAAGAGGCAGATGTCCATCAGCAGCTCAGAGGAGGAGGGCGGCTCCACGCCTGAGTACACCAGCTGTGAGGACGTGGACATGGAAAGCGTCAGCGAGAAAG gtgACTGGGACTGTCATCCGCTTGATCCTACAGTTTGGCAT CATCCTGTAACATGGCAGCCATCGAAAGAGGGCGATCATCTGATTGGACGCATCACGCTAAGCAAGAGATCAGCCATGCCACGAGAAGCTGGGTCACTCCTGGGCCTAAAA GTTGTAGGTGGGAAGATGACAGAGACTGGAAAACTTGGAGCCTTCATcaccaaagtaaaaaaaggaaGCCTGGCAGATGTCGTGGGACATCTAAGAGCAG GTGATGAGGTGTTGCAGTGGAATGGGAAGTCATTGCCAGGAGCAACCAAGAAAGAGGTGTACAACATAATTCTTGAATCAAAAGCTGAGCCTCAAGTGGAACTAGTTGTTTCAAGACCCATAGG CTCTATTCACCGAATTATGTCCAAAAACCTCTTGAGAAAAGTTTATAAAGCATATCA GGACATTCCTAGAATCCCAGAGTCATCGCATCCTCCTCTTGAATCTA CAGGTTCTAGTTCCTTTGAGTCACAGAAAATGGATCGGCCATCTATATCAGTGATGTCCCCAACAAGCCCAGGTACCCTCAGAGACCTTCCTCTGGTGCTGCCTGGACAACTGTCG GTAAAACTGTGGTATGACAAAGTAGGCCATCAGCTCATCGTCAACGTCCTTCAAGCCATAGACCTGCCATCCCGACCGGATGGACGACCTCGGAACCCATAtgttaaaatgtatttcctGCCTGACAGAAG TGACAAAAGTAAACGTCGGACTAAAACCGTGAAAAAGAGCGCAGAGCCCAAGTGGAATCAGACATTCATATATTCACATGTTCATCGGCGAGACTTTCGTGAGCACATGCTGGAGATCACCGTCTGGGACCAACCAAGGGTCCAGGAAGAGGAAAGTGAATTCATGGGTGAG ATCCTGATAGAGTTGGAGACCGCCTTGTTGGACGACATTCCTCACTGGTATAAACTCCAGACACATGATGTGTCCTCAATACCTTTGCCTCAGCCATCCCCATACCTTCCGCGCAGACACGTCCATGGAGACAGCCCAAGCAAGAAACTACAAA GGTCACATCGCATCATTGATACAGAGTTTGATGATGGTTTGATGATAATGACTAAAG GAGGAGAGCGTAATTCAAGGGAAAGAGAGCGAGGCAGTACGTTGGCTGTGCCTGAACAGCAGCGCGCGCTTCAGCATCGCTCTCGCTCTGTATCTCCTCACCGGGAGGATTCCTGCAGGGCGAGGTCGCGGCCTGCACATGTGCCCATGCAAAG GAGCCTGGATGAGATCCATCAGAACCGCCACCACTCCCAGTCGCCTTCCCATTACCATGACTCCCATTTAGAGCATCAGCGCTCCGGTGACTCAGACTACGAGTACTCTGAAGACAG tgaggcCCTGGAGGTGAACAGGTCAATCCGAGGTGGGAGTGCAGAGTGCCTACACAcaaacag TGACCTGCAGCCATCGTTGGATAGAGTGAGGAGTGCCAGCACCACATGTTTGAGACCAGACAGCAACTTTCACTCTTCTGACAAAGACAG AACACACCCTCATGGTAGCCCTTCCTCCCCAATGGGGACTCCCTCATCAGGCCGCAGGGGCCGGCAGCTTCCACAACTCCCGGCTAAGAGCAGCAGCATAGAACAAG cCCTAGCAGTTGAAGAGCGAGCCCGACAGCTGCATATGAAAGTACATTCCTATCGGCCTTCAGCTTCCCATGACCCTGAGTCGGACCTCAAGTATAAACGGGAG ATGTTTGCAGAACAGCGACGTAGCAGCGACAACATGTCTGCCAGGTCGTCAGACAGTGATATGAGCGATATGTCAGCTCTCTCCCGTGCCAGCAGTGCCTCTCGCCTCAGTAGCACCAGCTACATGTCTATCCAGTCAGAACGCCCAGGGGGACGTCTTAG GTCTAAGTCAttagaggaggaaaaaaaagacaggcgCATCTCATGGGGGGTGACTAGggaagaggagaggaagagggcAGCAGGAAAAAGACGTTTCTCAGAGGAGTTGAAGCGCAGGAGACACACTGTCGCTGGAGAAACAGAGGAGTCCAg TCGGCAGATGAGAGCATCAGCGGGACGCAGCATGCTCAAGAGCTCCAGTGTTAGTGGGGAGATCTACACGCAGGAGCGCACTGATGGCAGCCAGTCAGACACAGCACTCGGCACAGTGGGGGGAGGCAGCAAGAAGAGACGCTCCAGTCTCAGTGCAAGGGTGGTGGCCATTGTTGGAAACCGCCGCAGCCGAAGTACTTCCCAGATAAGTGGCCCTG aggcaAAGACTAAAAAGGAGAAAGGAGCACCGATCCAGAGGAGCACAGAGACCGGCATGGCAGTGGAGCTGACGAGGAACATGAGTCGGCAGCCCAGCAAAGAGTCCAACAATGGCAGCATGAACAGCTACAACTCTGAGGGGAA TATCTTCTCTGGAGTCAATCTGGGAGCAAGCAGCCAGTTCAGCGACTTTTTGGATGGCCTTGGTCCGGCTCAGTTAGTGGGAAGGCAAACACTTGCTACACCCGCAATAG GTGACATCCAGATCGGTATGATGGAGAAAAAGGGTCAGCTGGAGGTGGAGGTTATCAGAGCACGAGGTCTTGTACAAAAGCCAGGCTCGAAATCCCTCCCAG CACCTTATGTCAAGGTCTACCTGCTGAAAAATGGAGCATACGTagccaaaaagaaaaccaagatTGCACGGAAAACACTTGACCCACTGTACCAGCAAGCACTGCTGTTTGAGGAAAGTCCACAGGGTAAAGTCCTACAG GTGATTGTATGGGGGGACTACGGCCGCATGGACCATAAAAGCTTCATGGGAGTTGCGCAAATTCTCCTGGAGGAACTGGACTTATCAAGCACAGTAATTGGCTGGTACAAGTTGTTTCCACCTTCCTCTTTGGTGGATCCAACTCTGGCGTCCCTCACACGGCGAGCTTCTCAGTCGTCGCTGGACAGCTCCTCTGGACCGCCCGGGATCCGATCCTAG
- the rims1b gene encoding regulating synaptic membrane exocytosis protein 1 isoform X22 — MSASVGPQSGPRPPTVPPSMPDLPDLSHLTEEERKIIMAVMARQKEEEDKEQAMLKTLHQQFESYKQEVRRIGAETRRQQTQQKDDAPTCGICRKTKFADGCGHLCSYCQTKFCARCGGRVSLRSNNEDKVCIIVKDRVMWVCNLCRKQQEILTKSGEWFSESGVRPGNLGFTLNDQSRVGEAQQDRKLLRSKSQVPSSTTNSNTELPHRTQGPAGGTSSKAPDTMSGTRSQSVPPREKKRPVSYHEQNGKGGLGRGTGRRSAGKLSSQSSLDEKLGPSDRRERQPQDGHRLRKIHSQDYDDGEDNLGQLERNRRRPEDDEQRERQRREEEFQNRYRSDPNLARYPVKPQKEEQEMRMHAKVSKVRHERRHSDLAINEVGLGPGEGGGCEAQVSDNRLTRRGSRNAQSENYRAYSVERTVGEPGGTVPPDKKGFFEPGVTHTARDKGADNLLRKDSQSSEQSESLRPPPSRSYKSKRGVNKRQMSISSSEEEGGSTPEYTSCEDVDMESVSEKGDWDCHPLDPTVWHHPVTWQPSKEGDHLIGRITLSKRSAMPREAGSLLGLKVVGGKMTETGKLGAFITKVKKGSLADVVGHLRAGDEVLQWNGKSLPGATKKEVYNIILESKAEPQVELVVSRPIGSIHRIMSKNLLRKVYKAYQDIPRIPESSHPPLESTGSSSFESQKMDRPSISVMSPTSPGTLRDLPLVLPGQLSVKLWYDKVGHQLIVNVLQAIDLPSRPDGRPRNPYVKMYFLPDRSDKSKRRTKTVKKSAEPKWNQTFIYSHVHRRDFREHMLEITVWDQPRVQEEESEFMGEILIELETALLDDIPHWYKLQTHDVSSIPLPQPSPYLPRRHVHGDSPSKKLQRSHRIIDTEFDDGLMIMTKGGERNSRERERGSTLAVPEQQRALQHRSRSVSPHREDSCRARSRPAHVPMQRSLDEIHQNRHHSQSPSHYHDSHLEHQRSGDSDYEYSEDSEALEVNRSIRGGSAECLHTNRTHPHGSPSSPMGTPSSGRRGRQLPQLPAKSSSIEQALAVEERARQLHMKVHSYRPSASHDPESDLKYKREMFAEQRRSSDNMSARSSDSDMSDMSALSRASSASRLSSTSYMSIQSERPGGRLRSKSLEEEKKDRRISWGVTREEERKRAAGKRRFSEELKRRRHTVAGETEESSRQMRASAGRSMLKSSSVSGEIYTQERTDGSQSDTALGTVGGGSKKRRSSLSARVVAIVGNRRSRSTSQISGPEAKTKKEKGAPIQRSTETGMAVELTRNMSRQPSKESNNGSMNSYNSEGNIFSGVNLGASSQFSDFLDGLGPAQLVGRQTLATPAIGDIQIGMMEKKGQLEVEVIRARGLVQKPGSKSLPAPYVKVYLLKNGAYVAKKKTKIARKTLDPLYQQALLFEESPQGKVLQVIVWGDYGRMDHKSFMGVAQILLEELDLSSTVIGWYKLFPPSSLVDPTLASLTRRASQSSLDSSSGPPGIRS, encoded by the exons GAGGACAAAGTG TGTATCATAGTAAAGGACAGG GTAATGTGGGTATGCAACCTGTGCCGTAAGCAGCAAGAGATTCTCACCAAATCAGGAGAATGGTTTTCAGAGTCAGGGGTGCGGCCTGGGAACCTGGGCTTCACCTTAAATGACCAATCCAGGGTGGGTGAGGCCCAACAGGATAGGAAGCTACTCCGCTCCAAGTCTCAAGTTCCATCCTCCACAACTAACAGCAATACCGAGCTGCCACACAGGACACAAGGACCTGCTGGTGGTACTTCCTCTAAGGCTCCAGACACCATGTCTGGTACTCGCTCCCAAAGCGTACCACCTCGGGAAAA AAAAAGGCCAGTTTCGTACCATGAACAGAATGGTAAAGGAGGCCTGGGGCGTGGTACTGGACGAAGGTCTGCTGGAAAGTTATCATCTCAGTCATCTTTGGATGAGAAGCTTGGCCCCAGTGACCGACGAGAGAGACAGCCACAAGATGGTCACAGGCTGCGAAAGATCCATTCTCAGGACTATGATGATGGAGAGGACAACTTGGGTCAATTAGAAAGAAATCGAAGACGGCCAGAGGATGATGAACAAAGGGAACGGCAGCGACGTGAGGAGGAGTTCCAGAACCGTTATCGTAGTGACCCCAACCTTGCTCGATACCCTGTGAAGCCACAAAAAGAGGAACAGGAGATGCGCATGCATGCCAAGGTATCCAAGGTCCGCCACGAACGTAGACACAGTGATCTTGCAATCAACGAGGTCGGACTAGGGCCTGGTGAAGGAGGAGGCTGTGAAGCGCAAGTGTCTGATAACCGTCTGACCAGGAGAGGAAGCCGCAATGCTCAATCAGAAAACTATCGAGCGTACTCTGTTGAAAGGACCGTGGGGGAACCAGGGGGAACGGTGCCTCCAGATAAGAAGGGCTTCTTTGAGCCAGGTGTAACACACACAGCAAGAGACAAAGGTGCAGACAACTTGTTGAGGAAGGACTCACAAAGTTCAGAACAGTCGGAGTCTTTGCGGCCGCCCCCTTCACGGTCATACAAGAGCAAGCGCGGAGTAAACAAGAGGCAGATGTCCATCAGCAGCTCAGAGGAGGAGGGCGGCTCCACGCCTGAGTACACCAGCTGTGAGGACGTGGACATGGAAAGCGTCAGCGAGAAAG gtgACTGGGACTGTCATCCGCTTGATCCTACAGTTTGGCAT CATCCTGTAACATGGCAGCCATCGAAAGAGGGCGATCATCTGATTGGACGCATCACGCTAAGCAAGAGATCAGCCATGCCACGAGAAGCTGGGTCACTCCTGGGCCTAAAA GTTGTAGGTGGGAAGATGACAGAGACTGGAAAACTTGGAGCCTTCATcaccaaagtaaaaaaaggaaGCCTGGCAGATGTCGTGGGACATCTAAGAGCAG GTGATGAGGTGTTGCAGTGGAATGGGAAGTCATTGCCAGGAGCAACCAAGAAAGAGGTGTACAACATAATTCTTGAATCAAAAGCTGAGCCTCAAGTGGAACTAGTTGTTTCAAGACCCATAGG CTCTATTCACCGAATTATGTCCAAAAACCTCTTGAGAAAAGTTTATAAAGCATATCA GGACATTCCTAGAATCCCAGAGTCATCGCATCCTCCTCTTGAATCTA CAGGTTCTAGTTCCTTTGAGTCACAGAAAATGGATCGGCCATCTATATCAGTGATGTCCCCAACAAGCCCAGGTACCCTCAGAGACCTTCCTCTGGTGCTGCCTGGACAACTGTCG GTAAAACTGTGGTATGACAAAGTAGGCCATCAGCTCATCGTCAACGTCCTTCAAGCCATAGACCTGCCATCCCGACCGGATGGACGACCTCGGAACCCATAtgttaaaatgtatttcctGCCTGACAGAAG TGACAAAAGTAAACGTCGGACTAAAACCGTGAAAAAGAGCGCAGAGCCCAAGTGGAATCAGACATTCATATATTCACATGTTCATCGGCGAGACTTTCGTGAGCACATGCTGGAGATCACCGTCTGGGACCAACCAAGGGTCCAGGAAGAGGAAAGTGAATTCATGGGTGAG ATCCTGATAGAGTTGGAGACCGCCTTGTTGGACGACATTCCTCACTGGTATAAACTCCAGACACATGATGTGTCCTCAATACCTTTGCCTCAGCCATCCCCATACCTTCCGCGCAGACACGTCCATGGAGACAGCCCAAGCAAGAAACTACAAA GGTCACATCGCATCATTGATACAGAGTTTGATGATGGTTTGATGATAATGACTAAAG GAGGAGAGCGTAATTCAAGGGAAAGAGAGCGAGGCAGTACGTTGGCTGTGCCTGAACAGCAGCGCGCGCTTCAGCATCGCTCTCGCTCTGTATCTCCTCACCGGGAGGATTCCTGCAGGGCGAGGTCGCGGCCTGCACATGTGCCCATGCAAAG GAGCCTGGATGAGATCCATCAGAACCGCCACCACTCCCAGTCGCCTTCCCATTACCATGACTCCCATTTAGAGCATCAGCGCTCCGGTGACTCAGACTACGAGTACTCTGAAGACAG tgaggcCCTGGAGGTGAACAGGTCAATCCGAGGTGGGAGTGCAGAGTGCCTACACAcaaacag AACACACCCTCATGGTAGCCCTTCCTCCCCAATGGGGACTCCCTCATCAGGCCGCAGGGGCCGGCAGCTTCCACAACTCCCGGCTAAGAGCAGCAGCATAGAACAAG cCCTAGCAGTTGAAGAGCGAGCCCGACAGCTGCATATGAAAGTACATTCCTATCGGCCTTCAGCTTCCCATGACCCTGAGTCGGACCTCAAGTATAAACGGGAG ATGTTTGCAGAACAGCGACGTAGCAGCGACAACATGTCTGCCAGGTCGTCAGACAGTGATATGAGCGATATGTCAGCTCTCTCCCGTGCCAGCAGTGCCTCTCGCCTCAGTAGCACCAGCTACATGTCTATCCAGTCAGAACGCCCAGGGGGACGTCTTAG GTCTAAGTCAttagaggaggaaaaaaaagacaggcgCATCTCATGGGGGGTGACTAGggaagaggagaggaagagggcAGCAGGAAAAAGACGTTTCTCAGAGGAGTTGAAGCGCAGGAGACACACTGTCGCTGGAGAAACAGAGGAGTCCAg TCGGCAGATGAGAGCATCAGCGGGACGCAGCATGCTCAAGAGCTCCAGTGTTAGTGGGGAGATCTACACGCAGGAGCGCACTGATGGCAGCCAGTCAGACACAGCACTCGGCACAGTGGGGGGAGGCAGCAAGAAGAGACGCTCCAGTCTCAGTGCAAGGGTGGTGGCCATTGTTGGAAACCGCCGCAGCCGAAGTACTTCCCAGATAAGTGGCCCTG aggcaAAGACTAAAAAGGAGAAAGGAGCACCGATCCAGAGGAGCACAGAGACCGGCATGGCAGTGGAGCTGACGAGGAACATGAGTCGGCAGCCCAGCAAAGAGTCCAACAATGGCAGCATGAACAGCTACAACTCTGAGGGGAA TATCTTCTCTGGAGTCAATCTGGGAGCAAGCAGCCAGTTCAGCGACTTTTTGGATGGCCTTGGTCCGGCTCAGTTAGTGGGAAGGCAAACACTTGCTACACCCGCAATAG GTGACATCCAGATCGGTATGATGGAGAAAAAGGGTCAGCTGGAGGTGGAGGTTATCAGAGCACGAGGTCTTGTACAAAAGCCAGGCTCGAAATCCCTCCCAG CACCTTATGTCAAGGTCTACCTGCTGAAAAATGGAGCATACGTagccaaaaagaaaaccaagatTGCACGGAAAACACTTGACCCACTGTACCAGCAAGCACTGCTGTTTGAGGAAAGTCCACAGGGTAAAGTCCTACAG GTGATTGTATGGGGGGACTACGGCCGCATGGACCATAAAAGCTTCATGGGAGTTGCGCAAATTCTCCTGGAGGAACTGGACTTATCAAGCACAGTAATTGGCTGGTACAAGTTGTTTCCACCTTCCTCTTTGGTGGATCCAACTCTGGCGTCCCTCACACGGCGAGCTTCTCAGTCGTCGCTGGACAGCTCCTCTGGACCGCCCGGGATCCGATCCTAG